The genome window ACGCTGGGCCGGTACGACGTGGATGTTTCCGTGCTTGAAGTCTCGCGCGCAGCGCTGGAAGTTAATGTGACGAAGGACGGTGTTCGTTCGCCGCAGCCGCTGGTGCGCAAGCTGGAAGGCTTGCTGGCTTGAAGCGCATGCCGTGCCGCTGCGGCGGTGGGGGCATGCGGGATCAATACCGGTTTGGGTGTGCAAGTGGGGCTGGACGGCCTATTTCTGATCGGAGCACACCGGCGCTTCCGACAGCAGGGCTGGCCATTGCGCCGCCCAATTTCCCCCATGATCCAAGCCGTTTAGCGTGCGCGTGCGTACGCAACGCGGTCCGGTGGCAGACGCAAAACGCGCCGCGACCGACGGCGGCACGATCTTGTCGTTGGCGCCGCTGATATGCAGCTGCGGAATGGCGGCAACGCGGTCCGCCTCGTTGATGGGGTTCAGCGATTCGGGCATGGCAGAGACTTCGTGCAGTTGGTTGACGAATTCGGTATCCAGATTGCCTGCCACTGTGCGGATGCTGGCAACGTCATGGCGGCGGGCCGCCAGCAGGACGGCTAGCGCGCCGCCGCCCGAGTAGCCGATCAGTTCCACGCGTTGGCCGGGCGCACGGGCCGCCAAGCGGTCGATCGCCGCGTTCATGGCGTTTACGATTTCAATCCCGAAGCGTTTTCCCGTCCACCAGACAGGAGTGCATTGCGGGTTCAGGCTCATCGGCGTGAACTGGCAGGGGCGCGCCAGGTAGGCGACATTGTCGCTGGCGTCTTGGGCTGCAAGTGTCAGGCCGACGGCATTGCGCGGCGTGGGGTCCGCTGATGGTTGGGTACGGGTGATCCAGGCCAGGCCATCGCCTTCGATGTACACGCGCAGGGGGCGGTCGGCACGCGGGATGCGGGTATAAGCGGTCAGGACGAACGTGCCGGTGGCAATGTGTTCGCGGTGCAGACCGGAGGGCGCGGCCAGCTCGTCGGCATTGCGCACGCGGTCCATCGCGCAGCCGGCAAGCAGCAGAATCATCCACGAGAAAACGCCCCAGCTGACGAAACGGGGGCACGATAAACGGAGTCGCGAAGCGCGGATAAGTAGCATGCCGGGATTCTAAATGCGGACGCGTCCACTTGTCTGATCGCCGAGCTTATTTTGGTTTGGACGGCAAAAAAAACGCATTCCCCCAGGCCCTCCGGGGGAATGCGTGTAAAAGCAGATCCACTAAACGCCTGGTACCACGGGCGTAATTGCAGTCCACCGGCTTGAGATTGTTCCCGCTACGGTTACTGGCAGCATAGTTAGTGTTCGGCTTGCCGCTATACCGTGCGTCTCAGTTCTTGAAAGGTATGTAAAAAAGCGCATTCCCCCGGACGAGGGAATGCGCTTTGCGGGAACAGCGCGGACGCTGATGGCGTCGTGCTTAGAACATTTGACGCAGACGCAGGCCGCCAGCTTGCGACACAAAGCCCGAACCGGCTTGCAGTTCGTAGCGGGCGCTGATGCTCAGGTTGTTCGACTTCAGCAAGGTCAAGCCTGCCGAGACCAACGCTGCATCACGTACGGGGCTGGCGCCCACGGTGGTGAAGGCGGTGGCGCCGGTGGGGTCGCCGGCAAAGCTGGCGTTGGTGAGCACCTTGTTATTGCGGAACTCATGACGCCAGCCCAGTTGCAGCTCGGGGGTCAACGTGCCGTAGGACGTCGAGAAGTCACGGGCGAACTTCACACCCAGGTCGCTGGTGACCGACGTGGCATTGCTGGAGCCGACGGACAGCGCTGCGCCGTTGCCGCCAGTTTCGGTATAGCCGTCTTGACGCACGTAGTTGTAGGTCAGGGCTGCCAACGGCGTGATGGTGGTGGCGCCTGCGGCGATGGGGACGCCAGCCTCGGCGCGAACCACGTATTGCTGGCCGTCAAAGCGGCCGTGCGCGTCACCCTGGAAGCCGGTGAAGTCAACAGAACGCTTGGTGCGGTAACGCTGTTCGACCAGGCCTGCCGACAAGTTGGTGTACCAAGTGTTGGCGGTATAGCTGCCGTAGGCCATGAAGCCATAGCTGTCGACGTGGGTCGAGTTGCCGGACGTGTTGTCCTTGAAGTCGACTTCCGTGCCGCTGTAGCTGACGACACCGCCCACGCGCCAGCGTTCGCCGATGCCGCGGTCCAGACCCAGCAGCAAGCCGCCGAAGTTGGCGCCGTAGCCGTCCACGCCGTCGCGCTGGTTTTGGCTGGCGTGACCGCCAAAGGCTTGGCCCCAGGCTGCCCAGGTGGGACCGCTGTCGCCGGTGGCTACACCGGAGCCGCCAGCTTGGCCGAGACGAACGCTGTCGTTACGTTGCGAAATCAGGTTCACAACGTTGACGGTCGCGGCGTCGGCGGCGCGGGCCGTGGATGACGAGTTGACCGGAGCCAGCTTGGCGCCCGCTTGATTGGCGTCGCTCGCGCTGCCCAAGCGCAGAGCTTGTCCGGCGTTGAACAGGTTCAACAGGGCGGGGTCACTGATGCCTGTGTATTGGGCCAGACCGTTCAACGACGCGTAGGAATTCGGGATGGTCGCGGGAATGGGGGGAATGGCCGGAGTGGTGGGCGTTGTTGGCACACCCGGCTCAGTCGGGGTAATGACTTCACCAATGCTATTGATCGTCAGCACCAGGTTGCTGGTGCCGGCATTGGCAACCGCCGCGCCAGTGACATTGCTGGTAAGGCCGTTGATGCCGTAACGCAGGGCGCCTTCGTTGTAGTTGGTGCCGGTGGCATTGGCGCTGACCACGACATATCGTTGGCCCGGTGCGAAGGCGAAGGCGTTGACCTTTTGCAGCTTCACGGCGGAACCGGCGTCGATGGTGGCGGTGCCGTTGACGATCAGGCGGCCGTAGCCGGCGTCGGTCGCCAGATTGCCCGTCGTGGCGGCATTGGACGACACCCCGATTTGCAGCGTGGCGGGCGCAGCTTGATGGTAGTTGCCGGTGATCGTGATCGGCCTGTTGACCTGCACGGTGGCGCCGGTGTTATTGACGCTTTGGTTCAGGGGGGCGGGTGGCGCGATTCGAAGTAATGGGCTGCCAAGCTCGATATTGCTGTCGAGCAATACATTGCCCGAGCCAAAAACCACGGACTGTTGGGAGTTGATCTGGCCGACGTCGCCGTTAAGCCCTGTCAGGGTGCCGAATTGGTTGCCAGCGCCGCCATTGATGACCAGGTCACTCGCAGAATCGTTTTGGATGCCGCCAGCGATCGTGCCGCTGTTGTTGATAGCCCCAATGGAAGTGTTCCCGCTGATAAGGATTGCGAAGACTTGGCCCTGGATCAACCCGCTGTTGGTCAAGGTAGAAAGGCTGGTTGGCGTCGGGCCTCCCGCGTCTTGCGTAGCGATGGCCAAGACGCTCGAGATCGTTCCCGAGTTGGTCAACTGACCGATCTTGCCGAAGTTCAAGAGGCCTACACCATTCGTAGACGTAATGGTGCCGGTATTGGTCAGGGATAAGATCGTCCCCAAGTTATAGAGGCCGTGGCCGTTCTCGCTGCTGATCTTGCCCTGGTTCACCAGCGAAATAATTGTGCCGCCGTTGTCCAGCCCAGTATTGCTGCTGATAGACCCGGGGACCGAGCCGAGGCTGGTGAGTGTGCCGGTGCTGGTGTTGGTCAACGTGCCGATCGTGCCGGTGTTGTACAGGCCGGAATTGGTCAATCCAGTCACCACGCCCCGATTGGTAAGGCTGTGGATTTGTCCGGCATTGGAAATGCCGTTTTGGTTGCCCAGGATTTGGCCGTCGTTGATCAGCATCCCAATGGTGGAACCGGATTGATTCCCTACACCGTTCTGGCCGGAGATCGAGCCGTTCTGGTTCATGTACGAGCTGATGGTGCCCGTGTTGGTCAACGTTCCAATACTGCCGCCGTTCGTGACTGCGTTATCAGTAGTTGCATTGATCAAGCCTTCGTTTCGCACCGACGCAATGGTGCCCAAATTGTTCAGGCCGCCGAGCCCGGTAATCGTGCCCTTGTTGACTAGTGAGCCGATTCCGCCATTGTTGTTAACCGCGAACGAGAAGCCCGTAGTTTTAATTAAGCCAGTGGTGTCATTGGTCAGGGTGTTGATCCTGCCATTGTTTTGGATGGCGGCTAGGTACGTGGAGGCAATCGTGCCCTGATTCCATACCGACGATATGGTAGCGCCGGTGTTAGTAAACAGTCCGATGTCGCCTTGAATCAGCCCTTGGTTATGAAGCGTCCCAACCAGACCTGGCGAATTCGCGTTGATGGCCGGCGTCGCCATCATCCCGAGCACGCTGCCCGTATTTGTGATCGTCACATCGTCGGACGCCCACACTATGGAATGCATGGGTACTTCGATTACGAGCGGCCCCCCAGCCGCGCTCGCGACGTGGGCATGGGCGCCGAGGGCGGCGGCCAGAGCGATAGCCAGGGTGGTCTTGCGGGGAAACTGCGCGCGGGATGTCATGGTGTAGGCGTAGAGAAAAGGATGAGGGTCCAACAACAACATCGCATTCCCCGGTTAGGGGAATGCTGTATCAGGCAAAGCTGCTGTAGAAAGATGCAGCCGCGGACTTAGAACAACTGACGCAGACGCAGGCCGCCAGCTTGCGACACAAAGCCGGAACCGGCTTGCAGTTCGTAGCGGGCGCTGATGCTGAGGTTGTTCGACTTCAGCAAGGTCAAGCCTGCCGAGACCAACGCTGCGTCACGCACGGGGCTGGCGCCCACGGTGGTGAAGGCGGTGGCGCCGGTTGGGTCGCCGGCAAAGCTGGCGTTGGTCAACACCTTGTTGTTGCGGAATTCATGACGCCAGCCCAGTTGCAGCTCGGGGGTCAGCGTGCCGTAGGACGTCGAGAAGTCACGGGCGAACTTCACACCCAGGTCGCTGGTGACCGACGTGGCATTGGTGGAACCGACCGACAGCGCCGCGCCATTGCCGCCGGTTTCGGTATAGCCGTCTTGACGCACATAGTTGTAGGTCAGGGCTGCCAACGGGGTGATGGTGGTGGCGCCTGCGGCGATGGGGACGCCAGCCTCGGCGCGAACCACGTACTGCTGGCCGTCAAAGCGGCCGTGCGCGTCACCCTGGAAGCCGGTGAAGTCAACAGAACGCTTGGTGCGGTAGCGCTGTTCGACCAGACCTGCCGACAGATTGGTGTACCAAGTGTTGGCGGTATAGCTGCCGTAGGCCATGAAGCCATAGCTGTCGACGTGGGTCGAGTTGCCGGACGTGTTGTCCTTGAAGTCGACTTCCGTACCGCTGTAGCTCACAACACCGCCCACGCGCCAGCGTTCGCCGATGCCGCGGTCCAGACCCAGCAGCAAGCCGCCGAAGTTGGCGCCGTAGCCGTCCACGTTGTCGCGCTGGTTCTGGCTGGCGTGACCGCCAAAGGCTTGGCCCCAGGCTGCCCAGGTCGGACCGCTGTCGCCGGTGGCAACACCCGAGCCGCCAGCTTGGCCGAGACGAACGCTGTCGTTACGTTGCGAAATCAGGTTCACAACGTTAATGGTTGCGGCGTCGGCTGCGCGGGCCGTGGATGAAGAGTTGACCGGAGCCAGCTTGGCGCCCGCTTGATTGGCGTCGCTCGCGCTGCCCAAGCGCAGAGCTTGTCCGGCGTTGAACAGGTTCAGCAGGGCGGGGTCACTGATGCCTGTGTATTGGGCCAGACCGTTCAGCGATGCGTAGGAATTCGCGATGGTCGCGGGAATGGGGGGAATGGCGGGCGTCGTCGGCGTGGTAGGCGTTGTAGGCGCCGTCGGGTCAGTTGGTATCGTGGGCACGTTCGGATCAACAGGCGTGACGACTTCTCCCACGCTATTGACCGTCAATACCAAGTTGCTGGTGCCGGCCTCATTGACTTGCGTACCGGTGACGATGCCGTTGGGCGCGCCATTAATGCGATAGAGCAGAGCGCTTTCGTTGTAGTTCGTACCCACGGCATTGGCGCTGATGACGACATAGCGCTGGCCCGGTGCAAAGGCAAAGGCGTTGACCTTTTGGAGCGCGACCGCGGAGCCAGCGGCGACGGTGGCAGCTCCTGTGACGACCAGTCGGCCATAACCCGCATCGGACGCCGGGTTGCCCGACGTCGTGGCAAAGGGCGACACGCCGATTTGCAGGGTTGCGCCCGCAGCTTGCGTGTAGTTGCCGCTAATCGTGATTGGGTTGTTGACCTGCAAGGTGGCGCCGGTATTGGCTACCGTGGCGGTCGGAGCAGGACCCGTCGGCTGGAGATTGATATGGCTGTTGAGCAGCAAGTTGCCGCTGCCGAATTCCAAGGTTGGCGACAAGGAAGCGATTTGGCCGATGGTGCCATTGGCGCCAGTGATTGTGCCGAACTGGTTGTTTGAGCCGCCATTAATGGTCAGGCTGTGACCCGAGCCATCGGCGATATTGCCAGCAATGGTGCCGCTATTGTTCAAGATGCCCAGCGTGCCATTTCTGCCCACTGCAATTGCGTATTCTTGGCCCCCGATCAGGCCGCTGTTGTTCAGTACCGACAGGGTCGCAGGGTCCCCATTTCCAGCCAATGAACCAACGATCAGGGCTATACCACTATTGCCGTTGCCGCCGGCGATGCCTGTAGCGGTGATGGTTCCGGAGTTGGTCAGCGTGCCGATCGAGCCTGTATTGGACAAGCCTGCATTGGCCCGGATCGTGCCTTGGTTCAAGAAGTTATTGATGGTACCGCTGGTTTCCATGGCGGCAATGCCGCCTATTGTTTCGGACCCGGCAATGACGCCGGTGCTGCCATTGACCAGATTCCCGATCGTGCCGCTATTTAAAATGGCAGTGTCGGCAATGGCATTGATGGTGCCCGTATTGGTCAGCGTGCCAATATTTCCGGTGGTCAGGATGGCATTGCGGGCAGTGCCGGTCAGGGCGCCCTGGTTGTCCATCGACATAATTGTGCCGTCGTTCCACAGGCCGCCCCCAGCGCTTATGGTGCCAAGGTTGCTCAAATTGACAATGATACCGTCGGTATAGATGGCGGAGACGGCGGGTCCGCCTCGTATCAGGCCACTGGTGTCGTTCGTCAAACTACCGATGACGCCAAGGTGTTGGATGGCGGCGCGCCCTGTGCTGCTAAT of Achromobacter seleniivolatilans contains these proteins:
- a CDS encoding alpha/beta hydrolase family protein gives rise to the protein MILLLAGCAMDRVRNADELAAPSGLHREHIATGTFVLTAYTRIPRADRPLRVYIEGDGLAWITRTQPSADPTPRNAVGLTLAAQDASDNVAYLARPCQFTPMSLNPQCTPVWWTGKRFGIEIVNAMNAAIDRLAARAPGQRVELIGYSGGGALAVLLAARRHDVASIRTVAGNLDTEFVNQLHEVSAMPESLNPINEADRVAAIPQLHISGANDKIVPPSVAARFASATGPRCVRTRTLNGLDHGGNWAAQWPALLSEAPVCSDQK
- a CDS encoding autotransporter outer membrane beta-barrel domain-containing protein, which translates into the protein MLLLDPHPFLYAYTMTSRAQFPRKTTLAIALAAALGAHAHVASAAGGPLVIEVPMHSIVWASDDVTITNTGSVLGMMATPAINANSPGLVGTLHNQGLIQGDIGLFTNTGATISSVWNQGTIASTYLAAIQNNGRINTLTNDTTGLIKTTGFSFAVNNNGGIGSLVNKGTITGLGGLNNLGTIASVRNEGLINATTDNAVTNGGSIGTLTNTGTISSYMNQNGSISGQNGVGNQSGSTIGMLINDGQILGNQNGISNAGQIHSLTNRGVVTGLTNSGLYNTGTIGTLTNTSTGTLTSLGSVPGSISSNTGLDNGGTIISLVNQGKISSENGHGLYNLGTILSLTNTGTITSTNGVGLLNFGKIGQLTNSGTISSVLAIATQDAGGPTPTSLSTLTNSGLIQGQVFAILISGNTSIGAINNSGTIAGGIQNDSASDLVINGGAGNQFGTLTGLNGDVGQINSQQSVVFGSGNVLLDSNIELGSPLLRIAPPAPLNQSVNNTGATVQVNRPITITGNYHQAAPATLQIGVSSNAATTGNLATDAGYGRLIVNGTATIDAGSAVKLQKVNAFAFAPGQRYVVVSANATGTNYNEGALRYGINGLTSNVTGAAVANAGTSNLVLTINSIGEVITPTEPGVPTTPTTPAIPPIPATIPNSYASLNGLAQYTGISDPALLNLFNAGQALRLGSASDANQAGAKLAPVNSSSTARAADAATVNVVNLISQRNDSVRLGQAGGSGVATGDSGPTWAAWGQAFGGHASQNQRDGVDGYGANFGGLLLGLDRGIGERWRVGGVVSYSGTEVDFKDNTSGNSTHVDSYGFMAYGSYTANTWYTNLSAGLVEQRYRTKRSVDFTGFQGDAHGRFDGQQYVVRAEAGVPIAAGATTITPLAALTYNYVRQDGYTETGGNGAALSVGSSNATSVTSDLGVKFARDFSTSYGTLTPELQLGWRHEFRNNKVLTNASFAGDPTGATAFTTVGASPVRDAALVSAGLTLLKSNNLSISARYELQAGSGFVSQAGGLRLRQMF
- a CDS encoding autotransporter outer membrane beta-barrel domain-containing protein, translating into MTSRVPFPRKTTLAIAMAAALSSTLQVAGAAGGPYIVDTIVSAVAWGAGDVTVTTNGTITDFQPGFPLTATSGTLGSLHNQGVIEGVGGLGVTVGALITSVLNQGTISSTGRAAIQHLGVIGSLTNDTSGLIRGGPAVSAIYTDGIIVNLSNLGTISAGGGLWNDGTIMSMDNQGALTGTARNAILTTGNIGTLTNTGTINAIADTAILNSGTIGNLVNGSTGVIAGSETIGGIAAMETSGTINNFLNQGTIRANAGLSNTGSIGTLTNSGTITATGIAGGNGNSGIALIVGSLAGNGDPATLSVLNNSGLIGGQEYAIAVGRNGTLGILNNSGTIAGNIADGSGHSLTINGGSNNQFGTITGANGTIGQIASLSPTLEFGSGNLLLNSHINLQPTGPAPTATVANTGATLQVNNPITISGNYTQAAGATLQIGVSPFATTSGNPASDAGYGRLVVTGAATVAAGSAVALQKVNAFAFAPGQRYVVISANAVGTNYNESALLYRINGAPNGIVTGTQVNEAGTSNLVLTVNSVGEVVTPVDPNVPTIPTDPTAPTTPTTPTTPAIPPIPATIANSYASLNGLAQYTGISDPALLNLFNAGQALRLGSASDANQAGAKLAPVNSSSTARAADAATINVVNLISQRNDSVRLGQAGGSGVATGDSGPTWAAWGQAFGGHASQNQRDNVDGYGANFGGLLLGLDRGIGERWRVGGVVSYSGTEVDFKDNTSGNSTHVDSYGFMAYGSYTANTWYTNLSAGLVEQRYRTKRSVDFTGFQGDAHGRFDGQQYVVRAEAGVPIAAGATTITPLAALTYNYVRQDGYTETGGNGAALSVGSTNATSVTSDLGVKFARDFSTSYGTLTPELQLGWRHEFRNNKVLTNASFAGDPTGATAFTTVGASPVRDAALVSAGLTLLKSNNLSISARYELQAGSGFVSQAGGLRLRQLF